From the Candida dubliniensis CD36 chromosome 2, complete sequence genome, the window CAATTAGTTGAAGTATAATCAAATACTTTAATAGTTGAATCTAATGAACCCACCATTAATGAATTGGTGATAGGAGTATTTGATAAACATGtagttgatttattaaaattattcaattgatgaatttgattcattCTATTTAAATCCCAAATTTTAACATATGGTCCTCCTGCACTAACTAAAgtatttgatgaaattgcTAATATATCTTCTACAGGATTTTCTTGATCAAATTTACCAATTATTCGATGAGGATCTCTTATATCTAATATTCTCACATATCCATCATAACAACCAGTAACTATTAAATTAGAATCTCCTGGAATAAAATTAACACTTCTTATATAATCTtcatgattattattattattattattattattatcaaattgtaTAATTGGTCCATTTGAAGTTTGAGAAATATCATAAACTCGTAATATTCTATCATCTGATCCagtaattaattgattaccAATTGTTGGATGAAATTTTGCTACATGAGTAGGATGTGAAGAAGGAGTTAAATTAACTAATAAATTTCGAGGTTGATAACTATCATAAATTGATACTAATCCTGATGCATCACTAGCAACTAATAATTTCCCATCATATCTATAATTACCACAATAAACCACATCTTTAAATCGAGAAAATGTTTTAATTACTTGTCTTGTTTTagatgaaaaaatttgaattttagTAGCTGAAGCAATAGCAAAATCATTAGGTGAATTAggattaaattcaatactAGTAATAGgatgattttctttaattaattgagGATTTATATAACTTCTCCAATATCTTTGTTCAGGAGTTGTTTTTGAAGGTAAAGTTGGAGCCCTAACTTGTGGAAGATCTTGTTTAGCTGATGACATGACTTAGGGGAGAATGTGGGGGAAGTGGGATCAGTTTAGTTTAATAAGATGTATAGAGAAATGGAAATGGAAATAGAAatggaaatgaaaaatgaaaaaaaatttgtaaCTGTGAATGAAACTCATCGCGTCCGTAtagataattttttgttagtaGTGTGTCATAGGAGAATTGACGATACTCACACGACCACCAATTGacatttaatcaattaattaatatgGTAGAGTGTTATTAGTATTtgttgaaatcaaatcaaagatTGTATAGAgttagaagaagaagtagaaaTTTGTAATATAAAGTGTAGTAATTGATtgtaattaattgaatcttGTAAGATATTCTAACAAATTTATtgcaattattgatttaaaaaaaaaaaaaaatcatatatatatagagaTAACCAAAGATAGTCATCAAATAGCTAATATTCTTACAGTTTACCtttataatgataaataaacGCTTATGTTTAATTTGAAGTTATCTAAACAAAtaacaatcaataaattaattatcatttttaataaataaaattgtattaaaaatttcgtttaaagaaaacaacaTTTTGGCTCATTCtttcattctttctttcgtttttttctttctttctttctttggaAACAAAtcttttcatcatcatgaaccttttactattattaatcaCCAACAGATTGGAAACCTCATGTCAAGTCAAAAACGACAATCCACATTAAGTAGATTCTTCACAACAGTTAAACCTACTTCTCAAAATACCGAATCTACTTCAACCAATAAtgtaccaccaccaccatcaccaccaccacaaccaccaactaggaatgaaaaattattagaatttggatttaataGAATTGAAAGCTCCTCTACTACCAACCCCACAACTAAACCAAAAGATATTAAAAAACgtaaatcaacaacattgAATGTATCTTCTGAACcaagaatcaaaaaaacCATGAAAGAAAAACGACTTACACCATTAgagaaacaaattttagAATTAACTGAACAACATCAagataaaatattattaattcaaataGGTTACAAATATAAAGTATTTGGTATCAATGCCCTTAAAGTATctcaaattttaaatatcATGTATATTactaatgatattgaagattCTCGATTTCATTATTGTAGTATTCCTGATACAAGATTACATATTCATTTACAAAGAATATTAAATCATGGATATAAAGTTGGAATagttaaacaaattgaatcatctattattaaacaaattgaaaaaacttCGAAATCATCTGATGTTATGCGTAGAGAATTAACAAGAGTTTATACTAAGGCAACATATTTTGgtgatgaattgattggaactaataataaagaagaGATTAATTGggatttattttcaaaattaccagaatatattatttgtattaatgaaatttcaGATAAAGAATTTGCTTTTGTTGCTATACAACCTTTAATTggtgaaattattttt encodes:
- a CDS encoding U3 small nucleolar RNA-associated protein, putative (Similar to S. cerevisiae UTP15); translated protein: MSSAKQDLPQVRAPTLPSKTTPEQRYWRSYINPQLIKENHPITSIEFNPNSPNDFAIASATKIQIFSSKTRQVIKTFSRFKDVVYCGNYRYDGKLLVASDASGLVSIYDSYQPRNLLVNLTPSSHPTHVAKFHPTIGNQLITGSDDRILRVYDISQTSNGPIIQFDNNNNNNNNNHEDYIRSVNFIPGDSNLIVTGCYDGYVRILDIRDPHRIIGKFDQENPVEDILAISSNTLVSAGGPYVKIWDLNRMNQIHQLNNFNKSTTCLSNTPITNSLMVGSLDSTIKVFDYTSTNWQVQFGWKFGNGVLSCGVSPINQKHFVTGLTSGLISIRTKKIEPKLKQGIKNEITGNYGRMMKGKDYIGDEEDHIIESSKLITNKTNKNVNELMVNYKKYLGANGLLEDIKSNELKQEINQCIKAKEICGMLELLGV